In Carya illinoinensis cultivar Pawnee chromosome 10, C.illinoinensisPawnee_v1, whole genome shotgun sequence, one DNA window encodes the following:
- the LOC122280080 gene encoding zeatin O-glucosyltransferase-like, whose amino-acid sequence MANSQHHDHDGLNGLNKAEVAVVLVPFPAQGHLNQLLHLCRLLLPYNIPVHYAGTAIHNSQAMLRIHGWDPNSSVSNSSIHFHDLTIPTFLSPPPNPSAAIKFPAHLQPLFDASLHLREPFAALLRELSSKARRVIVINDSMMAYVVQDVINIPNAESYTFHSVSAFTCFLFLWDSMANILDSEVNAKIPIGNPSLDGCFTTEFLDFITSQHEFQKWNSGSLYNTCRVVEGAYVDLLEKIDGGKKHWAIGPFNPVRIPEKTSSSNIGRDKCLEWLDKQAPNSVIYVSFGTTTAMEDEQIEELAIGLEQSEQKFIWVLRDADKGDVFNGDVRKAGLPKGFEERLKKRGMVVREWAPQLEILSHPSTGGFLSHCGWNSCIESITMGVPIAAWPIASDQPRNTVLITELLEVGIVVKDWSRREQLVKSTTVEKAVKLLMASKEGHAIRKRAADLGGAVRRSMDKGGVSRMELDSFIAHISR is encoded by the coding sequence ATGGCGAATTCCCAGCACCATGATCATGATGGCCTAAATGGCCTGAACAAAGCCGAGGTGGCGGTGGTTCTGGTGCCCTTTCCGGCACAAGGCCATCTCAACCAGCTCCTCCACCTTTGCCGTCTTCTCTTGCCTTACAATATCCCCGTCCACTATGCCGGCACCGCCATCCACAATAGCCAAGCCATGCTTCGTATCCATGGTTGGGACCCAAATTCTTCAGTTTCAAACAGCAGTATTCATTTTCATGACCTCACAATCCCAACTTTTCTCTCCCCTCCTCCTAACCCCAGTGCCGCAATCAAGTTCCCTGCACATCTCCAACCATTATTCGATGCCTCCTTGCACCTTCGTGAGCCCTTCGCCGCACTTTTACGTGAACTTTCATCCAAAGCAAGAAGGGTTATTGTCATCAATGACTCCATGATGGCATATGTGGTGCAGGACGTGATTAACATCCCAAACGCCGAGTCCTACACTTTCCACAGTGTTTCGGCTTTTACTTGTTTCTTGTTCTTGTGGGATTCGATGGCAAATATTCTTGATTCTGAAGTAAACGCCAAGATCCCTATAGGCAATCCATCTCTTGACGGTTGCTTCACGACTGAGTTCTTGGACTTCATTACTTCCCAACATGAATTCCAGAAGTGGAATTCTGGCTCCCTCTACAACACATGCAGGGTCGTGGAGGGGGCCTACGTGGATCTACTAGAAAAGATTGACGGAGGCAAGAAGCATTGGGCTATCGGGCCATTCAACCCGGTTAGGATACCCGAGAAGACGAGTAGTTCGAATATTGGACGGGATAAGTGCTTGGAGTGGCTGGACAAACAGGCACCAAACTCGGTAATATATGTGTCGTTTGGGACAACAACTGCCATGGAAGATGAGCAAATAGAGGAGCTAGCAATTGGGTTGGAGCAAAGTGAGCAGAAGTTCATCTGGGTCTTGAGGGATGCTGATAAAGGAGATGTTTTTAACGGAGATGTGAGAAAAGCTGGGCTCCCCAAAGGGTTTGAAGAGAGACTTAAAAAGAGGGGAATGGTGGTGAGAGAGTGGGCTCCACAATTGGAAATTCTAAGCCACCCATCAACGGGTGGGTTTTTGAGTCACTGCGGATGGAATTCTTGCATCGAGAGCATCACCATGGGGGTGCCAATTGCAGCTTGGCCAATAGCCTCGGACCAGCCGAGGAACACGGTCCTGATTACAGAATTGCTCGAAGTTGGAATTGTCGTGAAAGACTGGTCGCGCCGGGAACAGCTAGTGAAGTCAACCACTGTAGAAAAAGCTGTGAAACTGTTGATGGCATCGAAGGAAGGGCATGCGATACGGAAGAGGGCGGCGGATTTGGGCGGTGCTGTCAGGCGGTCCATGGATAAAGGTGGAGTTTCCCGCATGGAGTTGGATTCTTTCATTGCTCATATCTCCAGGTAG